One genomic window of Phoenix dactylifera cultivar Barhee BC4 chromosome 6, palm_55x_up_171113_PBpolish2nd_filt_p, whole genome shotgun sequence includes the following:
- the LOC120103888 gene encoding uncharacterized protein LOC120103888 isoform X2 produces MMASKNSSSPVLMAICCYGSEAVIISICEDTTLDQIFKEIVERWRHLSSTMIEIKFYIPNKSRMLVTLMSDKDVHNMHQIHVNLNAAVIEMVVTHSPSLIEAADVVINTSGSSHGAEISWRSKNISKSSSSNFVQVVKETKAAIEEEGSQRNSLDAWKSCIEGVGQEFRNVETLRDSIRNFCIANCRDFVFMKNDRERVTVECAYEECEWHIHASRLGNGEKFAIKKMNGNHTCGGGMQVRSHPKASKRWVSNIVKDKLQDMPLYKPTDIVKDIRREYGVQLPYHQAWHGKELAMKEIYGDRSLSYDRIRWYCDAIVQTNPGSITKYETIEGRFRRLFICFHASLLGFIKGCRPLIFMDGTFIKHKNGGVLLGATAKDGNDDMFPIAYGVVDTETDENWEWFCQIFKEAIHSCSAYHGQKFTFMTDRHQGIIKSVPKYFPGCYHSYCIRHVKENFKNQVLVHYRAADRKRLLDLVNAVAYTPRLNVFQKLIGKLTSEAPGASTFLLHANPEHWANAIFPGPRWGTMTSNVAECFNSWILEARHLPIPHMVDHIRLQIM; encoded by the exons ATGATGGCTTCAAAGAACAGTAGTAGCCCGGTTTTGATGGCCATTTGTTGTTACGGTAGCGAAGCTGTTATTATTTCCATCTGTGAGGACACAACTCTTGATCAAATATTCAAGGAAATAGTGGAAAGGTGGAGACATTTATCTTCTACAATGATAGAAATTAAGTTTTATATTCCAAACAAATCTAGAATGCTTGTTACGCTCATGAGCGATAAAGATGTTCATAACATGCATCAAATACATGTGAACTTAAATGCGGCAGTGATCGAGATGGTTGTTACTCATTCTCCAAGCTTGATCGAAGCTGCTGATGTGGTAATCAATACCAG TGGCTCATCCCATGGTGCTGAAATTAGTTGGAGatccaaaaatatttcaaagaGTAGCTCAAGTAATTTTGTCCAAGTTGTTAAAGAGACGAAAGCTGCAATTGAAGAGGAAGGAAGTCAAAGAAATTCATTGGATGCTTGGAAAAGTTGTATAGAGGGCGTTGGTCAGGAGTTCAGGAATGTCGAAACTCTTCGTGACAGCATTCGCAACTTTTGTATCGCAAATTGCAGAGATTTTGTGTTCATGAAGAACGATCGTGAGCGAGTTACTGTGGAATGTGCATATGAAGAATGCGAATGGCATATCCATGCTTCTCGACTTGGTAATGGTGAAAagtttgcaattaaaaaaatgaacgGTAACCATACATGTGGAGGAGGGATGCAAGTCCGGTCGCATCCGAAGGCTTCAAAACGTTGGGTTTCGAACATTGTTAAAGATAAACTTCAAGATATGCCATTATATAAGCCGACTGACATTGTAAAAGATATTCGTCGGGAATATGGTGTTCAATTGCCGTATCATCAAGCTTGGCATGGTAAGGAGCTGGCTATGAAGGAGATTTATGGTGATAGATCGCTATCTTATGACCGAATTCGGTGGTATTGCGACGCCATTGTTCAAACCAACCCCGGCAGCATTACAAAGTACGAAACAATTGAAGGTCGATTTAGACGTCTGTTTATTTGTTTTCATGCTTCACTATTGGGTTTCATAAAAGGATGTCGACCTCTAATTTTTATGGATGGGACATTTATAAAACATAAGAATGGGGGTGTATTGCTTGGCGCCACTGCCAAAGATGGCAATGATGATATGTTTCCTATAGCTTATGGTGTGGTAGATACAGAAACTGATGAGAACTGGGAATGGTTTTGCCAGATTTTCAAAGAAGCTATTCATAGTTGCAGTGCGTATCATGGTCAAAAGTTCACATTTATGACAGATAGACATCAGGGAATTATTAAATCGGTGCCGAAGTACTTTCCTGGTTGCTACCACTCATATTGTATTCGTCATGTGAAAGAAAACTTCAAGAATCAG GTGCTTGTCCATTATCGTGCAGCTGACAGAAAGAGGCTGCTTGATTTAGTAAATGCTGTTGCGTATACTCCAAGGCTTAATGTTTTTCAAAAGCTAATTGGGAAGCTTACATCAGAAGCCCCTGGTGCTTCCACCTTTCTCCTACATGCCAACCCCGAGCATTGGGCGAACGCAATTTTTCCAGGTCCACGCTGGGGCACTATGACATCTAACGTGGCTGAGTGTTTTAATAGTTGGATCTTGGAGGCTCGTCATCTGCCTATCCCTCATATGGTTGACCATATCAGGCTTCAAATTATGTAG
- the LOC120103888 gene encoding uncharacterized protein LOC120103888 isoform X1: MMASKNSSSPVLMAICCYGSEAVIISICEDTTLDQIFKEIVERWRHLSSTMIEIKFYIPNKSRMLVTLMSDKDVHNMHQIHVNLNAAVIEMVVTHSPSLIEAADVVINTRYSIFEILFCSFEAKRTLISVLKLCLSFCMDSGSSHGAEISWRSKNISKSSSSNFVQVVKETKAAIEEEGSQRNSLDAWKSCIEGVGQEFRNVETLRDSIRNFCIANCRDFVFMKNDRERVTVECAYEECEWHIHASRLGNGEKFAIKKMNGNHTCGGGMQVRSHPKASKRWVSNIVKDKLQDMPLYKPTDIVKDIRREYGVQLPYHQAWHGKELAMKEIYGDRSLSYDRIRWYCDAIVQTNPGSITKYETIEGRFRRLFICFHASLLGFIKGCRPLIFMDGTFIKHKNGGVLLGATAKDGNDDMFPIAYGVVDTETDENWEWFCQIFKEAIHSCSAYHGQKFTFMTDRHQGIIKSVPKYFPGCYHSYCIRHVKENFKNQVLVHYRAADRKRLLDLVNAVAYTPRLNVFQKLIGKLTSEAPGASTFLLHANPEHWANAIFPGPRWGTMTSNVAECFNSWILEARHLPIPHMVDHIRLQIM, translated from the exons ATGATGGCTTCAAAGAACAGTAGTAGCCCGGTTTTGATGGCCATTTGTTGTTACGGTAGCGAAGCTGTTATTATTTCCATCTGTGAGGACACAACTCTTGATCAAATATTCAAGGAAATAGTGGAAAGGTGGAGACATTTATCTTCTACAATGATAGAAATTAAGTTTTATATTCCAAACAAATCTAGAATGCTTGTTACGCTCATGAGCGATAAAGATGTTCATAACATGCATCAAATACATGTGAACTTAAATGCGGCAGTGATCGAGATGGTTGTTACTCATTCTCCAAGCTTGATCGAAGCTGCTGATGTGGTAATCAATACCAGGTATTccatatttgaaattttattttgttcattTGAAGCTAAAAGAACATTAATAAGTGTGCTGAAATTATGTTTATCGTTTTGTATGGACAGTGGCTCATCCCATGGTGCTGAAATTAGTTGGAGatccaaaaatatttcaaagaGTAGCTCAAGTAATTTTGTCCAAGTTGTTAAAGAGACGAAAGCTGCAATTGAAGAGGAAGGAAGTCAAAGAAATTCATTGGATGCTTGGAAAAGTTGTATAGAGGGCGTTGGTCAGGAGTTCAGGAATGTCGAAACTCTTCGTGACAGCATTCGCAACTTTTGTATCGCAAATTGCAGAGATTTTGTGTTCATGAAGAACGATCGTGAGCGAGTTACTGTGGAATGTGCATATGAAGAATGCGAATGGCATATCCATGCTTCTCGACTTGGTAATGGTGAAAagtttgcaattaaaaaaatgaacgGTAACCATACATGTGGAGGAGGGATGCAAGTCCGGTCGCATCCGAAGGCTTCAAAACGTTGGGTTTCGAACATTGTTAAAGATAAACTTCAAGATATGCCATTATATAAGCCGACTGACATTGTAAAAGATATTCGTCGGGAATATGGTGTTCAATTGCCGTATCATCAAGCTTGGCATGGTAAGGAGCTGGCTATGAAGGAGATTTATGGTGATAGATCGCTATCTTATGACCGAATTCGGTGGTATTGCGACGCCATTGTTCAAACCAACCCCGGCAGCATTACAAAGTACGAAACAATTGAAGGTCGATTTAGACGTCTGTTTATTTGTTTTCATGCTTCACTATTGGGTTTCATAAAAGGATGTCGACCTCTAATTTTTATGGATGGGACATTTATAAAACATAAGAATGGGGGTGTATTGCTTGGCGCCACTGCCAAAGATGGCAATGATGATATGTTTCCTATAGCTTATGGTGTGGTAGATACAGAAACTGATGAGAACTGGGAATGGTTTTGCCAGATTTTCAAAGAAGCTATTCATAGTTGCAGTGCGTATCATGGTCAAAAGTTCACATTTATGACAGATAGACATCAGGGAATTATTAAATCGGTGCCGAAGTACTTTCCTGGTTGCTACCACTCATATTGTATTCGTCATGTGAAAGAAAACTTCAAGAATCAG GTGCTTGTCCATTATCGTGCAGCTGACAGAAAGAGGCTGCTTGATTTAGTAAATGCTGTTGCGTATACTCCAAGGCTTAATGTTTTTCAAAAGCTAATTGGGAAGCTTACATCAGAAGCCCCTGGTGCTTCCACCTTTCTCCTACATGCCAACCCCGAGCATTGGGCGAACGCAATTTTTCCAGGTCCACGCTGGGGCACTATGACATCTAACGTGGCTGAGTGTTTTAATAGTTGGATCTTGGAGGCTCGTCATCTGCCTATCCCTCATATGGTTGACCATATCAGGCTTCAAATTATGTAG